CCCCAGCGCGCACCCCTCGGCCTCTACGCCGAGCAGCTCAGCGGCAGCGCCTTCACCGAGCCCCGCACCCACAACCGCCGCTCGTGGCTCTACCGGATCCGCCCCTCGGCCGCGCACCCGCCCTTCACCCGGATCGACAACGGGGCCCTGCGCACCGCGCCCTTCACCGAGGCGGCGGACCCGAACCGGCTCCGCTGGAACCCGCTGCCCGACCCGGCCCCCGGCACCGACTTCCTGTCCGGCCTGTGGACCCTCGGCGGCAACGGCGACGCGGCCCAGCGCGCCGGCATGGCCATCCACCTCTACTCCGCCAACTCGTCCATGACGGACCGGGTGTTCAGCGACTCCGACGGCGAGCTGCTGATCGTCCCCGAGCGCGGCGGACTGCTCCTGCGCACCGAGCTCGGCCTGCTCGCCGCCCGGCCGGGCGACGTGGCCCTCATCCCGCGCGGGGTCCGCTTCCGCGTCGAGCTGCTGGACGCCGACGCCCGCGGCTACGTCTGCGAGAACTACGGCCAGCCCTTCGAGCTGCCGAACCTGGGCCCGATCGGCGCCAACGGCCTCGCCGCCGCACGGGACTTCCAGGCCCCGGTGGCGGCGTACGAGGACGTCGAGCGCCCGACCGAGGTGATCAACAAGTTCTGCGGCAACCTCTGGTCGGCCACCTACGACCACTCCCCGCTCGACGTGGTCGCCTGGCACGGCAGCCACGTCCCGTACGTCTACGACCTGCACCGCTTCAACGTCCTGGGCTCGATCAGCTACGACCACCCCGACCCGTCGATCTTCACGGTCCTGACCTCGCCCTCCGACACCCCGGGCCTGGCGGGCGTGGACTTCGTGGTCTTCGCGCCGCGCTGGCTGGTCGGCGAGGACACCTTCCGCCCGCCCTACTTCCACCGCAACGTCATGAGCGAGTACATGGGCCTCGTCGAGGGCGCCTACGACGCCAAGGCCGAAGGCTTCGTCCCCGGCGGCGGCTCGCTCCACAACATGATGTCCGCGCACGGCCCCGACCGGGAGACCTTCGACCGGGCGAGCGCCGCCGAGCTGAAGCCGCAGAAGATCGACGACGGCCTGGCCTTCATGTTCGAGACCCGCTGGCCGATCACCGCCACCGCCCAGGCGGCCGGCGCCGATCACCTCCAGCGCGGCTACGACGACGTGTGGCAGGGTCTGCAGCGCCACTTCCGCGCCTGACCTGCACTGCATACCCTGCAGGCGCTGCACGTCACCCCCTGTCCAGCCGTTCGGAGATCCACCCGTGACCGCCTTCGCCCCCGACTCGCTGGTACTGAACCGGAAGCTGCCGCTCTGGTATCAGGTGTCGCAGTCACTGCGCGCCTCGATACTGGGGCGCACTCCGGACGCCTCGCTGCGCCTGCCCACCGAGGAGCAGCTCGCCGAGCACTACGGGGTGAGCGTGCTGACCATGCGGCAGGCCCTCAAGGAGCTGGAGGGCGAGGGCCTGATCAGCCGGCACCGGCGGCGCGGCACCTTCATCGAGCCGGGCGCGCTGCGCAGCGCCCCGGTCCGGCTGCTGGGCTCGGTCGACGCGATCGTGGCCCAGCAGTCGGGTGATCGCACGACGATCCTCGGCCACGGGCGCACACCCGTGGCCGGGGAACTGCTGGAGCACTTCCCGGCCACGCCCGAGGTGGTCACGTACCGAAGGCTGCGCCGCGACCGCGAGAGCGGCGAGCCGACCAACTGGGCCGAGAACGCGGTGCTTCCGGAGTTCGCCGAGGCGGTGGACCTCGCCGATCTGGAGCGCTGGCCGATGACCAAAGTACTGCGGGACGTCGTGGGCGTCCGCATCAGCCGCATCACGGACACGGTGGAGGCCCGGCTGGCCGACCCGGAGACGGCGGAGCTGCTCCAGGTCCCGCTGCTCAGCCCGATCCTGCACTACACGGGCGTCACGTACGACGAGGACGGCCGGGTGGTGGACGTGGCGCGGATCCGCTACCGCGGCGACCGTTTCTCCTTCACCGTGACGGTCGACGCCCACTGACGAGGCCCGTCACGTCGGCGGCCTGTTTCTCAGCGGCCTGCTTCTCGTCGACCTACTCGTCGCCTGCTTCTCGGCGGCCTGCTCCTCGTCGGTCTACTCGTCGCCTACTTCTCGTCGGCCTCCGTGGTGCGCTCGCCCTCCGCCTGGGACGGCGTGGTCCGCATCGTCTGGGGGTGCCGCTCCTTGCGCTGCTTCTCGTCCATGTCCTCGTCGAGGCGCTCGCCCTCAGCCTGCGACGGAGTCGAGTATTCGTCGTACTGGCTCATGACCGTCTCCTCGGTCGATCCCGTACGCGCGTGACGCGCAGGTGACGCATGTGTCACTTATGCGTATATAAGGAGCGTAACGCTTCGGCCTGGACGCAGCCCGGCCATCGGATCCCGTCGCTACCATCGGCGGCGTGAGCGAAGACGTACCGCTGCTGGACGATCTGATGCCCTGGGCCGTGGGCGGCCTGCGCCTGGGCCGGGACTGGGTGGCCGCCCCCGATCCGGCGGCCCTGCGCGCCCGCTGGGCCACCCTGACCGGCTCCGAAGGGGCCGAGCGGGAGCGACTGTTCCGCCCGAGCCGCGTCCGCACGCCCGCCGCCGGGGCGGCCGCGCTGCCGGGCCAGCGCTCGGCGGCCACGGCCCGTTTCGCCGACGCGCCCGGCCCCTGCCCCGACCCCGTACGGGTGCTCCGCGAGCCCTTCGACGAGCAGTGGCTCCTGCCCGACCAGCGGCTGATCGACACGGCCCGGCCGGAGCTCTGGCGGGTCCGGGACGAGCACCAGGTGTTCCTCGTCGAGACCCCCGACCCGCTGGTCACCGCGCACCTCCCGGCCGGCCGGCTCGGCCGGATCCGCCCGCTGCACCGGCGCCCCGGCGGCGCGGAGCCCAATCTCGCCCCCGGCCTGCTGCCCCTGCTGGGCGAGCGCTACGGGGGCTGGGTCACCCCCGAGGACTTCCTGTGCTGGGTCCTCGCCGCGGGCCGCCCGGGACCGCGC
Above is a genomic segment from Streptomyces sp. NBC_01233 containing:
- the hmgA gene encoding homogentisate 1,2-dioxygenase is translated as MSEQAGSEQARKTAEGLEYLTGFGNEHSSEAVPGALPLGRNSPQRAPLGLYAEQLSGSAFTEPRTHNRRSWLYRIRPSAAHPPFTRIDNGALRTAPFTEAADPNRLRWNPLPDPAPGTDFLSGLWTLGGNGDAAQRAGMAIHLYSANSSMTDRVFSDSDGELLIVPERGGLLLRTELGLLAARPGDVALIPRGVRFRVELLDADARGYVCENYGQPFELPNLGPIGANGLAAARDFQAPVAAYEDVERPTEVINKFCGNLWSATYDHSPLDVVAWHGSHVPYVYDLHRFNVLGSISYDHPDPSIFTVLTSPSDTPGLAGVDFVVFAPRWLVGEDTFRPPYFHRNVMSEYMGLVEGAYDAKAEGFVPGGGSLHNMMSAHGPDRETFDRASAAELKPQKIDDGLAFMFETRWPITATAQAAGADHLQRGYDDVWQGLQRHFRA
- a CDS encoding GntR family transcriptional regulator, which codes for MTAFAPDSLVLNRKLPLWYQVSQSLRASILGRTPDASLRLPTEEQLAEHYGVSVLTMRQALKELEGEGLISRHRRRGTFIEPGALRSAPVRLLGSVDAIVAQQSGDRTTILGHGRTPVAGELLEHFPATPEVVTYRRLRRDRESGEPTNWAENAVLPEFAEAVDLADLERWPMTKVLRDVVGVRISRITDTVEARLADPETAELLQVPLLSPILHYTGVTYDEDGRVVDVARIRYRGDRFSFTVTVDAH